The proteins below come from a single Eucalyptus grandis isolate ANBG69807.140 chromosome 3, ASM1654582v1, whole genome shotgun sequence genomic window:
- the LOC104437138 gene encoding glutamic acid-rich protein, translating into MSSSSSDRELEEQLAEAGRILLEPPPAVDELLPLLDRVETYLSRVEQSPSKSMQKALSSSQKALVEDGLFRHADVDVRVAVASCISEITRISAPEAPYDDDQMKEVFQLIVSSFQNLSDKSSRSYVKRASILETVAKVRSCVVMLDLECDNLILEMFEHFLKEIREHHPENVFTSMETIMTLVIEESEDISPELLSPVLASVKKDNEDVLPIAKKLGEKVLEKCAVKLRPYLAQALKSSGVVLDDYSKVIASICQDSNGAAEETNVHDDMEKERLAEEPSTQDVPAPGESPKTVVNNGSTQLDKDDSSVDPVSLNKEEENKESAPKTTDASSNGDLDQLDNKKAQKEESKPEPAKKKRGRRTNMSSRSAKPSNIARVDDKDAEIVKDTEKEPGNDAPSLPDEDLKCEAKIPSQSEKEGVSEPSTDKVADDESKDDESKHDESKVSALPPLTEEIPDKSQPQEAGSPKDKEDSAEEVKPSSVDISKKESAGTAGLQVETDTKRVDDSTDDVSSKERTITVEEMSKEDDATSGSDVKMLKQPEKKVNASTSSGEGISRKKPEDRRKNTKSRLASEKNVKKSTGKPEKKGTPSSPKGVKKPVKDEKYLGETSKDNFKRKRSSGKEEVSQDSDAKNYGADLIGLKIKVWWPLDKQYYEGVVKAFDSVRKKHKVIYEDGDMEILNLEEEKWKFVGR; encoded by the exons atgtcgtcgtcgtcgtcggatAGGGAGCTGGAGGAGCAGCTGGCGGAGGCCGGGCGGATTCTGCTGGAGCCGCCGCCCGCCGTGGACGAGCTCCTGCCCCTTCTCGAC CGAGTTGAAACTTATCTCTCGAGAGTAGAACAATCTCCAAGCAAATCAATGCAAAAGGCGCTTAGTTCGTCGCAGAAGGCATTAGTGGAAGATGGACTTTTCAGGCATGCAGATGTTGATGTTAGAGTTGCTGTTGCCTCATGCATTAGCGAGATAACAAGGATCAGTGCACCAGAGGCTCCCTATGATGATGACCAAATGAAG GAAGTATTCCAGTTAATCGTGTCATCCTTTCAGAATCTCTCTGATAAGTCAAGCCGATCATATGTGAAAAGGGCCTCAATTTTGGAAACTGTTGCAAAGGTCAGGTCCTGCGTTGTGATGCTGGACCTCGAGTGTGATAACCTGATACTGGAAATGTTCGAGCATTTCTTAAAGGAAATAAG GGAGCACCATCCAGAAAATGTCTTTACATCAATGGAGACAATTATGACACTGGTTAtagaagaaagtgaagatatttcaccagagcttctctctcctgTCTTAGCCAGTGTAAAAAAGGACAATGAG GATGTGCTTCCTATTGCAAAGAAGCTTGGAGAGAAAGTGCTTGAGAAGTGTGCCGTGAAACTGAGACCTTACCTGGCCCAAGCATTGAAATCATCCGGTGTTGTTTTAGATGATTATAGTAAAGTAATTGCTTCCATATGTCAAGACTCAAATGGTGCAGCTGAGGAAACCAATGTCCATGATGAT ATGGAAAAAGAGAGGTTAGCTGAAGAGCCTTCAACTCAAGATGTTCCTGCACCTGGTGAATCTCCAAAAACAGTTGTGAACAATGGTTCGACccagctggacaaagatgattCTTCGGTAGATCCTGTGTCTTTgaataaggaagaagaaaataaggagAGTGCACCCAAAACCACTGATGCATCGAGCAATGGTGACCTTGATCAATTGGACAACAAGAAGGCACAGAAAGAAGAATCCAAGCCAGAACCAgctaagaagaaaagaggaaggagAACTAACATGTCATCTAGATCTGCGAAGCCATCCAACATTGCTCGGGTTGATGACAAGGATGCTGAAATAGTGAAAGACACTGAGAAAGAACCTGGCAATGATGCTCCAAGTCTGCCTGATGAAGATCTTAAATGTGAGGCAAAAATACCGTCGCAAAGTGAAAAGGAGGGCGTGTCTGAGCCATCTACTGATAAAGTGGCTGATGATGAGTCCAAGGATGATGAGTCCAAACATGATGAGTCCAAGGTCTCTGCTTTGCCTCCCTTAACTGAGGAGATACCTGATAAAAGTCAGCCCCAGGAAGCTGGATCACCAAAGGATAAAGAGGATTCAGCTGAAGAAGTGAAACCATCTTCTGTTGACATTTCCAAAAAAGAATCTGCAGGAACGGCTGGTCTTCAAGTAGAAACAGATACGAAAAGAGTGGATGATAGCACTGATGATGTGTCCAGCAAGGAGAGAACTATAACTGTGGAGGAAATGTCCAAGGAAGATGATGCAACCAGTGGATCAGATGTAAAAATGTTGAAGCAGCCAGAGAAGAAAGTGAATGCAAGCACCAGCAGTGGGGAAGGTATCTCTAGAAAGAAGCCAGAGGACAGAAGGAAGAACACCAAAAGTAGATTGGCTTCTGAGAAGAATGTCAAGAAATCTACTGGGAAACCCGAGAAGAAG GGAACTCCTTCCTCCCCTAAGGGGGTGAAAAAACCAGTTAAAGATGAGAAGTATCTGGGTGAGACCTCTAAGGACAACTTCAAGAGGAAGCGTAGTTCAGGCAAAGAGGAG